A DNA window from Leptolyngbya sp. KIOST-1 contains the following coding sequences:
- the mreD gene encoding rod shape-determining protein MreD, whose translation MTSVVRVSSRPLWKQPWVINSAVTTASVLVCLLLLPSRIPGMELLGVAPHWLLIWVVAWSIKRTQWQGAVAGLVLGLLQDAMTSPHPTHTLSLIVVGVLTARLQKQRYLQEDIVSVALIVFAMAVIAETVLALQISLDQLLSVDSLYPPLGGIWLYHQRIALSSAILSSLWAPALYYPLNRWWDRYPSEP comes from the coding sequence ATGACCTCAGTCGTTCGTGTCTCCTCCCGGCCGCTGTGGAAACAGCCCTGGGTTATCAACAGTGCAGTGACGACAGCGTCGGTGCTGGTCTGTCTGCTGTTGCTGCCCAGTCGCATACCAGGAATGGAACTGCTGGGAGTTGCTCCCCACTGGCTGTTGATCTGGGTGGTGGCCTGGAGCATCAAGCGCACCCAGTGGCAGGGGGCTGTGGCCGGGCTGGTGCTGGGCCTGCTGCAGGATGCGATGACCTCGCCCCACCCCACCCATACCCTGAGCCTGATTGTGGTGGGCGTGCTGACGGCGCGGCTGCAAAAGCAGCGCTACCTGCAGGAAGACATTGTGTCGGTGGCGCTGATTGTCTTTGCGATGGCGGTGATTGCTGAAACGGTGCTGGCCCTGCAAATTAGCCTTGATCAACTCCTGTCGGTTGACTCGCTCTATCCGCCCCTGGGGGGGATCTGGCTCTACCATCAGCGGATCGCCCTGAGTTCGGCGATTCTGAGCAGTCTGTGGGCCCCAGCGCTGTACTATCCCCTCAACCGCTGGTGGGATCGGTACCCGTCGGAACCCTAG
- a CDS encoding HAD family hydrolase encodes MSATTIFCDFDGPIADVSERYYATYRQGLEWVQAQAQLQGTEVAIRYLSKAQFWTFKQNRVPDRQIAHWSGLEAGHIDAFLTQVSCIVNHATLLDRDRVQPQARAGLELLRQCGVRVVLVTLRPPDQVMQFLNQHDLHWAISDLYGMPRVDAAYTNQASHKVERLRAAIATQRRQGYDLRHAWMVGDTEADIMAGQTLGIDTVAVTCGIRSSSYLQSFRPTHLLPDLWTACQKLQQRTILARQRG; translated from the coding sequence ATGTCTGCAACAACCATTTTTTGCGATTTTGACGGTCCCATTGCCGACGTTTCTGAGCGCTACTACGCCACCTACCGCCAAGGGTTGGAGTGGGTGCAGGCCCAGGCTCAGCTCCAGGGCACCGAGGTTGCCATTCGCTACCTGTCAAAAGCTCAGTTTTGGACGTTTAAGCAGAACCGGGTACCCGATCGCCAGATTGCCCACTGGTCGGGCCTGGAGGCGGGACATATCGATGCCTTTCTGACCCAGGTGAGCTGCATTGTCAACCATGCCACCCTGCTCGATCGCGATCGGGTACAACCCCAGGCGCGGGCTGGGCTGGAGTTGCTGCGCCAGTGTGGCGTCCGGGTGGTGCTGGTCACCCTGCGCCCCCCCGACCAGGTGATGCAGTTTCTAAATCAGCACGATCTGCACTGGGCGATCAGCGATCTCTACGGCATGCCCAGGGTAGATGCCGCCTACACCAACCAGGCCAGTCACAAGGTCGAGCGGCTCCGGGCCGCGATCGCTACCCAGCGCCGCCAGGGCTACGACTTGCGCCACGCCTGGATGGTTGGCGACACCGAGGCCGACATCATGGCCGGTCAAACCCTCGGCATCGACACCGTTGCCGTCACCTGCGGCATCCGCAGCAGCAGCTACCTCCAGAGCTTCCGCCCCACCCACCTGCTGCCCGACCTCTGGACGGCCTGCCAAAAGCTTCAGCAGCGGACCATCCTAGCCCGCCAGCGAGGTTAG